From the Polaribacter gangjinensis genome, the window ATTTGGTAGATGCGTATAAAAAATCAGAATTAGAAGCTGAAGTTGGATTAGGAATTTTTGCCTTAAGTGCGGTAATTGTAGATAAAGCAGAACCAAGTGAAGCATTAAAATCAAACATTGTTTGGTCTTTAGGATTAAAAAATCCAACGTATTTATTGTCTTCACAACAACTTTCTCACTTTAGAAAGGGCATAAAATTAACTCAAGAAGTTGATATCAAAGCTGAAAGAGGTGCGTATTTTTTAAATACTACTATTGAACTTTCAGGAAAAAGCGAATCATCTTGGATGCAAATTGCCAACGTAAATCAAACAGTTGCTGATGTGGTTGCAATATCCGAAATGATAAAAAATGATGCAGATTTAAAAAATAAACTACAAAAAAGTATTGATAAAGGAACTGAAAATTTAATCAATTTGGCAGCAGCTTCTGATGCCTTACAATTGTCAAATGATCCTTTAATCAGTACAAGACATTTTTCAAATACACTTTTCAATATCATGAGAGGTGGAATTTTTGATGATAATTATACCATCGAAAAACAAGATTTTATTGCTTATATGGCAAATGCAAACAAACCATTGTTTGCCACTAAAAAAGAAATTTTAAAAAGTTTTCCAGATAAATTTACCGTAGATTTTATAAAACAAGTTGCTGAAAATGATGAAGATAAAGATTTTAAACGTCTAAGTATAGAATATTTACCACTAAAGTTTAGTAGAAGACATGGTGATCCAAGTCGTCCTTGGAACAGATTTTCTATCAATACGCGTAGTGAAATTGATGGTTCAAAAATTTTAGATTACGAAGGAAACTGGCGTGATATTTTCCAAAATTGGGAAGCATTAGCACATTCTTATCCTCAGTTTATTGAGAATATGATTCATAAATTCTTAAACGCAACTACTTTTGAAGGCTACAATCCTTACAGAGTTACCAAAGGTGGTTTTGATTGGGAAGTAATTGAAGAACACGATCCTTGGTCTTATATTGGCTATTGGGGTGATCATCAAATTATCTATTTGTTGAAGTTTTTAGAGTTTATTGAAAATCATTATCCTTCAAAATTAGCATCCTTATTTAATGAAGATGTATTTGTATATGCAAATGTACCTTACAAGATAAAATCGTATGCTGATATTTTAAAAAATCCAAAAGATACTATTGATTTTGATCATAGTTTACAACATATTATCGAAAAGAAAAGAGCAAATATTGGTGTTGACGGAGCTTTATTAACAGACCAAAGAGACCAAATTTATCGTGTCAATTTAATTGAAAAATTATTGGTTACTGTACTTGCAAAAGTATCCAACTTTATTCCTGAAGGTGGAATTTGGTTAAATACACAACGTCCAGAATGGAATGATGCCAACAATGCGTTGGTTGGAAATGGCGTTTCAATGGTAACCTTATATTATTTGAGAAGATTTATAAATTTCTTTGAAAATGTAGTCGCAAATTCTGATACCAATAACTTCGAAATTTCAGAAGAAGTTGCACAATTATTCAGTAAAATTGTTTCTACTTTAGATGCGAATAATACTATTTTATCAGGAAAAGTGAATGATGCTGATAGAAAAAGAGTGTTAGATGGAGTTGGAATTCCTGCAAGTGATTACAGAGAATTTATCTACAAAAACGGTTTTACTGGAAATAAAACATCCGTAAATCGTTCTTCATTTTTGCATTTTTTCAACATTACAAAAAATTATTTAGATCATAGTATTCGTGCAAATAAACGCGCTGATAATATGTATCATGCCTATAATTTAATGACTATTGAAAACGACCAAAAAGTTTCCATTTCCTATTTATCAGAAATGTTAGAAGGACAAGTGGCTGCTTTAAGTTCAGGATATTTAACTCCAAAAGAGGCTTTGTCATTGTTAGATGGATTGAAAAATAGTTCATTATTCAGACCAGATCAATACAGTTACATTTTATATCCAAATAAAGAATTACCAAGATTTACCAAGAAAAATAACATTCCTACTGCAAAAGTGCAGCAATCAGAATTGTTACAACAATTGGTAAAAGACAATAATAAATGGTTAATTGAAAAAGATGTTTTAGGAAATTATCATTTCAACGGAACTTTTAACAATGCAAATAGTGTTCAAAAAGCATTGGAAAAATTGAAAGAAAATTACGGAGATTTAGTTGCTAAAGACAGCAAATTTGTGTTGGATGTTTTCGAAGAAATCTTTGATCATAAATCATTTACAGGTCGTTCAGGAACTTTTTTCGGCTATGAAGGATTGGGTTCTATTTATTGGCACATGGTTTCAAAACTATTATTGGCTGTTCAAGAAAACTGTTTGTTAGCCATAAATTCGAATGAAGATGCTGTAATAATAGGCAAATTATTAGACCATTATTATGAAATAAATGCAGGAATTGGCCTACATAAATCACCAGAATTGTATGGTGCATTTCCAACAGATGCATATTCACACACACCAGCCACAAAAGGTGCTCAACAGCCAGGAATGACAGGTCAAGTAAAAGAAGATATTTTAAGTAGAATTGGAGAATTAGGAGTTTTTGTTGAAAATGGGAAAATCTTTTTCAAACCAACCTTGCTAAGAAAATTTGAGTTTTTAGAAACTCCTCAGAATTTTGAATATATCAATTTGAAAAATGAAAAAACCAAACTTACTATTCAAAAAGATGAGTTGTGTTTTACCTATTGTCAAGTGCCTGTTGTATATCAATTAGCAAATAAAGAAATGATTGAAGTCGTTTACAATGATCAATCAAAAATTGTTTTAGACGGTTTGTCATTAGATAGAGAAACAAGTTCTGAAATATTTAATAGAACCAATAAAATTAACCATTTAAAAGTAAGTATTGTAAAGTAAATCAATGAAAATCAATATCGTAACATATCTGTTGAGTTGTTTTTTATTGATAGGTTTTTCTTGTAAAAATGAAATGAAAGTAAGTAACGAAATTCTTATTGAACAAAAAGTAGAAGCATTGCTAAAGCAAATGACTTTGGATGAAAAAATTGGACAAATGTCGCAAATCCGTCATTTTGAAGAAAATGCTGATGCACATGTTTCTGAAAAATTCATTGGTTCTATCATTCATACGCAAGGACCAACTCCAGGAAAAACTGCTAAAGAATGGCAAAAACGTTTTATTGAATTACAAAAAAAAGCGCTAGCAACTCGTTTAGGAATTCCGTTGTTATTTGGAGTTGATGCTGTTCATGGTCAAAATACCTTTGAAGGGGCAACTATTTTTCCGCACAATATTGGTTTAGGGGCTGCAAATAATGAAGATTTGGTTTATGAAATTGCAAAAATTACGGCTTTAGAAAGTCAAGCAACAGGTTTCAATTGGGTTTTTTCGCCTTGTGTAGCCATTCCATACAACGAAAAATGGGGAAGAGTGTATGAGGCTTTTTCCGAAAGTACGAATATTACCGAAAAACTAACCAAAGCATCTGTTAAAGGTCACCAAGGAAATTTAGCTGATGCAACAACTGTCATGGCTACTGCCAAACATTTTGTAGGTGATGGCGCAACTGATTTTGGAGTTGAAGGTGGTGAAACTACACTTTCTGATGATGAAATTCACAAGTATTTATTGCCTCCATATAAAGCTGCAGTTCAAGAAAAAGTGGGTGCTGTGATGGCTTCTTTTAATAGTATCAACGGAATTTCTATGCACAATCACAAAGCATTGATTACAGATACTTTGAAAATCGGAATGAAATTCGATGGAATTGTAGTGTCTGATTGGAAAGCCTATTCTCGTTTCAATGGAATTGAAGTTGTCAATGCAGGTGTTGATGTAATTATGGCTGTTGATGGAGATTTAGAAGATTTTCAAGAAGGATTGAAAAAAGCAGTTCAAGAAAAATTAGTTTCTATAGACCGGATTGATGATGCTGTGAGAAGAATTTTACGTCAAAAATTCAGATTGGGTTTGTTTGAAAATCCATTTCCAGACACAACATTAGTCTCAAAAATTGGCATCAAGAAACACCGAGAAATTGCCAAACAAGCAGTAAGAGAATCGTTAGTTTTATTGAAAAATGAAAATCAAGTATTGCCAATTTCAAAAGAAACTAAAAAAATCGTAGTTGTTGGTGAACACGCAAATAACTCAGGATTGCAATCTGGAGGTTGGACTGTAAATTGGCAAGGTTCATTGGAAAATTACAAAGAAGCAACTACCATTTTAGAGGGCATCAAAAAACAATCAAAAGGAACTCTGGTGTATGATAAAAACGCTTCAGAAAATCATTTTGATGCAGATTTAGCGATTATTGTTGTTGGCGAAAATCCATATGCAGAATTTTTTGGAGACATTGGTCATGAATCCAATCAATTGAAATTAACCTTGACTGAAGAGCATCAAAATTATATTAAAAAGTATTCAGATAAAGGCATAAAAACAATTGTTGTTTTAATCTCTGGTAGACCTTTGGTGGTAACTGATCAAATCAATCAATCAAATGCTTTTGTAGTAGCTTGGTTGCCAGGATCAGAAGGAGATGGAATTGCAGAAGTACTTTTCGGAGATTATAATTTTAAAGGAAAATTACCCCATTCTTGGCCAAAAGATGTAAAAGATTTTGAACATAAATACGGTCCTAATTTTTGGGATAAAACCCAAAATCCCCTTTATGAATTTGGTTTTGGAATGACATATGAATAATAAAAAACAGTAAACTATTCAATTGCAGATAGTAATAAAACAAACAAATGATGAAAAATATAATGAAAACTTTTTTACACGTATTACTTGTTGTTCTTATTATTTCTTGCGCAAATAAAGAATCAAAACAAAAGACTATTTTGAGTACAAAAAAAGAACTTACAGCAGCAGATATTTTAGGAAATCCAAATTATCAAGCGATTTCATTTGGTGGTTACAGAGAAAAAACAAGAGAAATTCAACCAACAATTGCTCAGTTAAAAGAAGATATGAAACTTTTGCACGCTATGGGAATTCGAATCTTGAGAACTTATAATGTGCAACCAAAATTACCTCACGCTTCTAATGTTTTAGAGGCTATTCATCAATTGAAAAAAGAAGATCCAAATTTTGAAATGTATGTAATGTTAGGTGCATGGATTGATTGTTTGAATGCTTGGACTGGTTTAGAGCCAAATCACGATGTAGAAAGTCCTGAAAATGAAGGAGAAATTGCAAGAGCAGCAGCTTTAGCAAATAAATATCCTAATATTGTTAAGGTTATTGCTGTTGGAAACGAAGCAATGATTCGTTGGGCAACTAGCTATTATGTTCAACCCAATGTAATTTTAAAATGGGTAAATCATCTTCAAAAAATGAAAAAAGAGGGAAAACTTCCCAAAGATTTATGGATTACAAGTTCAGATGATTTTGCTTCTTGGGGTGGAGGTGAAGAAAGCTACAGAACAAAAGATTTAGAAGCATTAATCAAAGCAGTAGATTATGTTTCCATGCATACGTACGCATACCACAACTCACATTACAATCCTGAATTTTGGAAAATTCCAGAAAGTGAACAAAATTTATCAGATCTTGAAAAAGTAAATTCGGCAATGAAAAGAGCCTTAGAATTTGCCAAAATGCAGTATAAAAATGTGTCTGATTATGTAAAAAGCATCGATTCAACCAAAACAATTCATATTGGTGAAACAGGTTGGGCGTCTATTTCTGATGGTCATTACGGAATTCATGGTTCAAGAGCAACAGACGAATACAAGCAAGGTTTGTATTTTAAGCATTTGAGAAAATGGACTACTAAAGAAAAAATATCCTGTTTTTATTTTGAAGCTTTTGACGAACAATGGAAAGATGCTGGAAATAAAAATGGTTCTGAAAATCATTTTGGATTGATCAATTTAAATGGAGAAGCAAAGTTTGCACTTTGGGATTTGGTTGATAAAGGAACTTTTGAAGGATTAAAGCGAGATGGAAAAACCATTACCAAAACTTTTAACGGAGATAAAAAAGAATTGTTAAAAACGGTATTTCCGCCAAACACAGACTATCCAAGATAAGTAATAGATGAATCTAACAAAATACATATTATACATAGGAATATCATTTATGATACTAAGTTGTGAAATCAAACAAGAGGTTTTGATTGTAGATGTTTATGAAACGTCTGCAAGTGGAAATAATTTAAAAAAATTGACTGATTTTTCTATTGAAGAAAATAAAGATAGTTTGTTGAATATCACGCTTTTTCCACAGAAAAAGCGTCAAAAAATCACAGGTTTTGGAGGTTCATTTACAGAAGCTTCAGCGTATTTATTAAACAACATTAGTAAAAAAAATAGAGATTCTATTATTGAAGCCTATTTTGGAGAAACGGGTGCAAAGTATTCTTTGACAAGAACACATATGAATTCGTGCGATTTTTCTTTGGGACAATATTCATACGCGCCAATTGCTGGTGATAAAGAATTGGTCAATTTTACGATTGATGAAGATAAAAGCGACATCATTCCTATGATCAAAGATGCTATGAAAGTATCTAAAGACGGATTTAAAATTTTAGCTTCACCTTGGACAGCTTCACCTTGGATGAAGGATAACAATGCTTGGGTGGGAGGAAAATTATTACAAGAATATTATGATACTTGGGCGTTATTTTTCTCAAAATATGTAACTGCTTATAACAAAGAAGGAATTGATATTTGGGGATTTACTGTTGAAAATGAACCGCTTGGGAATGGAAATAATTGGGAGAGTATGCATTTTACTCCTGATGAAATGACCAATTTTGTACAACATCACTTAGGACCGAAATTGCGAAATGACTATCCTGAAATTAAAATTTTAGGCTATGATCAAAATAGAGAACATCTAAAAGAATGGATTGATTCACAATTTAAAAACGAAGAAACTTCAAAGTATTTTGATGGAACTGCGATTCATTGGTACGCAAGTACTTTTCATTATTTTTCGGATGAATTGCAATATGCACATCAAAAAGCACCTAATAAATATTTAATTCAGTCTGAGGCTTGTGTTGATGCAGAAGTTCCAAAGTGGAAAGATGATGCTTGGTATTGGAAAAAAGAAGCTACAGATTGGGGTTGGGATTGGGCACCAGAAAAAGACAAACACATGCATCCAAAATATGCACCTGTTCACAGATATGCAAGAGATATTATAGGTTGTTTAAATAATTGGGTTGATGGTTGGATTGATTGGAATATGGTTTTAGATACGCAAGGTGGCCCAAATTGGTTCAAGAATTGGTGTGTTGCTCCAATAATTGTTGATCCAGCAAAAGATGAGGTGTATTTTACACCATTATATTACACCTTATCACATTTTAGCAAATTTATAAGACCAGAAGCAACCATTTTTGAAGTTGAGAATTCTGATAAAGACATCATGGTTACAGCAGCAGAAAATCCTGATGGAACAATTGCAGTAGTTGTTTTTAATGAAACAAATCAATCAAAAAATATTCAGTTACTACTTGATAATCAAAAGGTAAATATTAAAATGAATGGACAATCAATTCAAACAATTGTAATTCCAAATAATGAAAACTAATACTAACAAACTAAAATAGAAATATGAAAAATTATGTAACTCCAGTTAGAGATCGAGTTCCTTTAGGGCAAAAAGCAGCTTTTGGTGCAGGACATTTGGTATTAAACTTATTGCCTGGTGCTTTGGGTGTTTTTATGTTCTTTTTATTAACAGCATTTGGAATGGATCCTTTTTTGGCAGGTTTATTAGGCGGTTTACCAAGAATATTTGATGCGCTTACTGATCCAATCATGGGGTTTATTTCTGATAATACCAAATCAAAATGGGGTAGAAGAAGACCTTATATTTTTGTTGGTGCTATTTTAAGCGGAATTTTATTTGCAGTTTTATGGCAAATGGATCCAAATGAGTCTCAAAATTATAATTTTTGGTATTTCTTAATCATGTCTATGGTTTTTTTAATTGGTAATACCATGTTTGCGACTCCTTTAGTAGGTTTAGGTTATGAAATGACATCCGATTATAACGAACGAACTCGTTTGATGGCTTTTTCACAAACCATTGGTCAAATAGCTTGGATGATTGTGCCTTGGTTTTGGGTGATTATTGCAGATCCAACTATTTTTGAAACTCAAGCAATTGGGGTAAGAAAATTATCGATAATTGTAGGAATTGCTTGTATCATTTTAGGAGTTTTACCAGCTCTTTTTTGTAAAGGAATTGACTCAGCTCACATGGAAAATAGAAAAGAAATTTCGTTTAAAACACTATTTTCTAATTTAATAGATCTTTTTAAAAGTATTGCTCAAGTAGCTAAAAATAAGCCTTTTTTAAAATTATGTGGAGCTACGTTTTTAGTTTTTAATGGTTTTCAAATGGTTGCAGCTTTTAGTGTATATATCATTGTTTTTTACATGTACAATGGTAGTTATGCAGATGCAGGTACTTGGCCAGCTTGGTTTTCTACAGTGACTGCTTTAGTAACAGCTTTTGCGGTAATTCCAATTGTAACAATTATTGCAAATAAATTTGGAAAACGTCAAGCATTCATTATTTCTACTGCCTTATCTATTGTGGGATATATTTTAAAATGGTGGGCTTTTGATGTTAATAATCCATATTTAATTTTTATGCCAATTCCATTCATGGCTTTTGGTTTGGGAGGATTATTTACATTAATGATGAGTATGACAGCAGATGTATGTGATTTGGATGAATTAGAAAATGGAATGCCTCGTAAAGAAGGAACTTTTGGGGCAATTTATTGGTGGATGGTTAAATTGGGGCAAGCTTTAGCGTTAGTTTTAGGGGGTGCTGTATTAAAATTTGTAGGATTTGATGGAAATGCAGCTCAACAAACAGCTGAAACAATGACAAGTTTACGATTGGCAGATGTAATTATTCCATCTATAACAGCAGGTTTGGCAATTGTGGTAATGTGGAGCTATAGTTTAAGCGAAAGTCGAGCTAAAAAAATCAAAGAACAATTAATAGAAAGAAGAGGGGAATTATAAAAATTATTAAAATCAATTAAGCAATGTCATATAGAGAAGAACATTATTTTAAACCTGATCATGCAAATTACATTAGTGAGTCAGGCAAAGAAGGGGTAGATTTTTCTAACTATTCTAATGAAGATTTAGTTTCTCTTTGGAGAGAAACCTTGAAAAAAGGAATGCACGGAGTTTGTTTCAGTATGTATGAAGACGGTCAAGAGCCAGGAGATACAATTACTGAAGAACAAGTTGAACGTAGAATTAAAATTTTAAAACCGAATGCAAAATGGATTCGTTCTTTTTCTTGTATTGAAGGAAATGAAAACATTCCTAGAATCGCAAAAAAACATGGAATGAAAAATTTAGTAGGTGCATGGTTGGGTGATGATTTGGAGAAAAATGAACAAGAAATTGAAGGATTGATTCAACTAGCCAAAGAAGGTTGCGTAGATATTGCAGCCGTTGGTAATGAGGTTTTATATCGAAAAGATTTAACAGAGCAAGAACTTTTAGGTTATATTTTACGTGTGAAAGAAGCTTTAAAAGGATTAAACATTCCTGTTGGCTATGTAGATGCATACTATGAGTTTTCTCACAGACCTTCAATTACCGAAGTTTGCGATGTTATTTTATCAAACTGCTATCCTTATTGGGAAGGTTGTAGTATAGATTATTCTTTGGCTCATATGCAACAAATGTTTAGCATTGCCTCTCATGCAGGACAGGGGAAAAAAGTAATTATTACAGAAACAGGATGGCCAAGTCAAGGAAGTAGTTTGGGTGGTGCACATTCTAACGCTGAGAATGCCATGAAATATTTTATCAATGCGCAAGTATGGTCAGCAAAAGATAATATAGAGATGTTTTACTTCTCCTCTTTTGATGAATCATGGAAAGTTGGTGCAGAAGGTGATGTAGGAGCTTATTGGGGATTGTGGGACAAACACGAAAAATTAAAATTTTAACAAAATAACATAATCAACTTGTATGGTTTTTTCATCAAAATGAAACATGTTAATTAAATTTTTATAAAGTATGCTATTCATAATTAGTAGTATTTAAAAGAAAAATTTAAAATTTAAAAATACTTGAAACATATTTTTTGATGTTGTAGTGTTCATGTAGTGGTGAATAATTCGTATTTAGGAAATTATAGTTGTATCATTGAACAAATTATTAATACTTAACACTTTATTATTATGAAAAAAATTACATTATTATTTGCCTTGTTGGTTTCTTCAATAGGGTTTTCTCAAACTTATGATTTATTAGAATCATTTGATGGTACTGGATTTGAAGGTACTTTTGGTGGAACAAGTGCTGAATATGCAGCCGATCCTTCAAATGCATCTGTACAAGTAATTAAAATAACTAGCAGTCCTACAGGTACTGTTTGGCAAGGTATAAACGTTGTTTTATCGGGTAATTATAAATTGACTTCCGATACTCAATTAACAATGAAGTTAGATGTTTATTCCACAACAGCAATAACGATTGCCCCTAAAGCACAAGGTGGTGTTTCTGGTGCCCCAGAATCAGTTACTTCTGTAGATCATTCTGGGTCAGGATGGGAAACTTTAACCTTAACTTTTGATAAAAGTTTGGATGGTAAAGTTCCTGCTAATGGTGTTTATGCTGATTTTGCTCTTCATATTAACTGGAATACTAGTTCTAATAATTTTGGAGCTGCAGACGGTAGGATTTTTTATGTAAAAAATCTTCAAGGGTTATCAGCTACTCCACCTGCAGCTTTAGAGCCAACTGATGCACCACCAACACCACCAACCTACACTGGTAATAATGTAATGTCATTATATAGTGAGGCTTTTACTCCTGCAGCAACAATAACTAATGTTGATTGGGATGATTCAGCTTTTCAAGAAGTTACTATTGCAGGAAACAAGGTATTAAAAATTGACGGTGGTAATTTTATTGGAATGAATTTAGATGTTTTTCTTAATGCAACTAATATGACTCATTTACATATGGATTATTGGATTTCTACTGATCATACTCCTGGTACAGTTTTAAATCCTAAATTATCAAATCATGGAAATCAAACAGCAGAAACTAGTGCTATTGATATTACAAATATCATCGAAAGTCAAGATGAAGTAAAAAAATGGCAATCGAAAGATTTTCCGTTGAATGGTGCAAGAGAATCTATTAAGCAATTTTTAATTACAGATGCAGGAAAAATTGGAGTTTATTATTTAGATAATGTTTATTTATATGTTGCTGGAACTGCTTCTGTTGAAGACAATTTATTCAATGTAAGCTTATATCCAAACCCAGCATCAAACAGATTGAATATTTCTGCAGCGAATACTATTCAAAATGCTGAAATCTACAATGTGTTAGGTAAAAAAGTAATGAATGTAACAATCAACAAAACTAGCGAGTCAATTGATATTTCAAACTTGGCTTCTGGTGTGTATATGATTAAATACAACATCGAAAATACTGTTGGAACTGCAAAGTTTATCAAACAATAATTTTCAAATTCTTTCATAAAAAAAACCGAGCAAATTTGCTCGGTTTTTTGTTTTATAGAAAGTACAAAAATTATTCTTGTTCCGACTTTTTAATTTGATTTAAATAGTTTTCTAAACTTTTTCCGTATACTGATTTTTTCACTTTTGGTGTTAAAGATTTATTTACAGTATCTAACATTTGAAAAGTGGCATCGTACATTTCAGTAATTGCAATATAAGGAGCAGCTTCAAAATCCGCATTGTTGATAGCAAAATTTGTTGTGTATAAAACGCGTCTTCTTACCAATCTTTTGTAATCATCTTCAACTTTTTGAATCAATTCTTCGTTACCTGATTTTTTAGCTTCAAAATCTTTTTTGATGAATTCCAATCTTTCGGATTGAAATTGTTTATTAATTTCATTGAATTTATCCATCACTTCTTGATTTTTTGATCCAGATATGGTTGGATTAATTCCGAATTTTTCAACATGATCGTTAATGGTAATTACACCTTCTTCACCAAAAAACAAAATACGTTTATCAGTAGTATTTCCATCAAAAGTTAAATAATACATTACAGGTGAATCAACTTGGTCTGTTAATCGAAACATTTCTGATCCTAGAAGTTTTACAGAATCTACAGAAACCAAAACGGTATCTCGCATTTTTTGTAAATACAAAGTTCCTTTTTTCAATCCTTTTATTTGACCTTCTACAATCATGTTTCCTTCCTTTTTAGAACAAGCGAAAATGGTAAAAGTGATACTAAAAATTGCAATAATTTTTTTCATTTTTAATTTAAAATTTTAGTCTGCAAATATGCTGATTTTTATTTAAAGAGTAGCCGCTAATTCCATTAAAATCGTACAAATTATCGCTCCAACTGTTCCAATAGCATACCCAAAAACAGCTAATAAAACACCAACAGTTGCCAAAGACGGATGAAAAGCTTGTGCAACAATAGGAGCAGAGGCTGCACCACCAACATTTGCCTGACTTCCAACAGCCAAAAAGAAGTATGGAGCTTTAATTATTTTTGCAACAATAATTAAAAGGATGGCATGAATTGTCATCCAAACCAAACCTATAACTATCAAGCCAGGATTTTCTAAAGCTTGATTTAAATCCATTTTCATTCCGATAGAGGCTACTAAAATATAAATAAAAACACTTCCTAATTTACTTGCTCCAGCACCTTCGTAGTTTTTGGCTTTGGTGAAAGATAAAATAATAGCCACTAAAGTTGCGATACTAATCAACCAAAAAAAACTAGAATCTAAAAAAGAGAATGTATTTCTGATAGTTGGTGATGAAATTGTAGCAACAAATTCTTTGAAAAATTCACTCAGATATTTAGCCGTAAAATGACCAAATCCTACAGTTCCAAACGCAATTGCCAGCATAATCATTAAATCTGATAGTGTTGGATTTCTTTTTACTTTATCTGTAAAAAGCGTAACTTTTTGTTTCAAATCTTCGATTGCTGAAGTATCTGCTTTCAACCATTTGTCTATAGCATCTTTTTTGCCAATTCCAATCAATAAAATTGCCATCCAAATATTGGCAACTACAATATCCACAATGACCATTCCTCCATATTTTGCAGGATTGTATTTGTAAATTTCCAACATCGCTGTTTGGTTGGCACCACCACCAATCCAACTTCCTGCAAGCGTTGAAAGTCCTCTCCAAACTGCATCAAAATTGCTTCCTCCCAAAGTTTCTGGAGAGAAAATGGAGATGAGTAAAATAGCAATTGGACCACCAATAATAATCCCTATAGTTCCTGTAAAAAACATGATTAATGCTTTTGAACCCAAATTAAAGATGGCTTTTAAATCTATACTCAGCGTCATTAAAACCAATGCAGCTGGCAATAAATATTGGCTTGATACAAAATATAATTGTGATTTATTTTTAACGATTTCACCAGCTACATTTTTTGTTTCCCATTCTGGAGAAATTAATCCGAAAGTGGTGAATAGTGCAGGAATAAAATATGCCATAAACAAACCCGGAAC encodes:
- a CDS encoding T9SS type A sorting domain-containing protein, translated to MKKITLLFALLVSSIGFSQTYDLLESFDGTGFEGTFGGTSAEYAADPSNASVQVIKITSSPTGTVWQGINVVLSGNYKLTSDTQLTMKLDVYSTTAITIAPKAQGGVSGAPESVTSVDHSGSGWETLTLTFDKSLDGKVPANGVYADFALHINWNTSSNNFGAADGRIFYVKNLQGLSATPPAALEPTDAPPTPPTYTGNNVMSLYSEAFTPAATITNVDWDDSAFQEVTIAGNKVLKIDGGNFIGMNLDVFLNATNMTHLHMDYWISTDHTPGTVLNPKLSNHGNQTAETSAIDITNIIESQDEVKKWQSKDFPLNGARESIKQFLITDAGKIGVYYLDNVYLYVAGTASVEDNLFNVSLYPNPASNRLNISAANTIQNAEIYNVLGKKVMNVTINKTSESIDISNLASGVYMIKYNIENTVGTAKFIKQ
- a CDS encoding DUF4369 domain-containing protein, coding for MKKIIAIFSITFTIFACSKKEGNMIVEGQIKGLKKGTLYLQKMRDTVLVSVDSVKLLGSEMFRLTDQVDSPVMYYLTFDGNTTDKRILFFGEEGVITINDHVEKFGINPTISGSKNQEVMDKFNEINKQFQSERLEFIKKDFEAKKSGNEELIQKVEDDYKRLVRRRVLYTTNFAINNADFEAAPYIAITEMYDATFQMLDTVNKSLTPKVKKSVYGKSLENYLNQIKKSEQE
- a CDS encoding DUF819 domain-containing protein, which produces MSEPIITNDAIVFGILMISLGFVFYTENITTGFWSKFYKIVPGLFMAYFIPALFTTFGLISPEWETKNVAGEIVKNKSQLYFVSSQYLLPAALVLMTLSIDLKAIFNLGSKALIMFFTGTIGIIIGGPIAILLISIFSPETLGGSNFDAVWRGLSTLAGSWIGGGANQTAMLEIYKYNPAKYGGMVIVDIVVANIWMAILLIGIGKKDAIDKWLKADTSAIEDLKQKVTLFTDKVKRNPTLSDLMIMLAIAFGTVGFGHFTAKYLSEFFKEFVATISSPTIRNTFSFLDSSFFWLISIATLVAIILSFTKAKNYEGAGASKLGSVFIYILVASIGMKMDLNQALENPGLIVIGLVWMTIHAILLIIVAKIIKAPYFFLAVGSQANVGGAASAPIVAQAFHPSLATVGVLLAVFGYAIGTVGAIICTILMELAATL